Proteins found in one Gimesia chilikensis genomic segment:
- a CDS encoding alpha/beta hydrolase: protein MRPFYRAGLMLALMLFVSPDRSFAVESIQRINDIQYATADGHRLLLDLYLPGGVSQPPLLVWIHGGAWRAGSKDHMPLAVLVQQGFAVASVDYRLSPVARFPAQIHDIKAAIRFLRGSAEKYGYDATKIGILGSSAGGHLVALMGVTNGHPQLEGDLGDFDQESSRVDAIVDYYGPTNFMTILPQSTPHGLSVRVPALQLLLGDRPENMPELARLASPVFHVDEQDPPLLMIHGDQDPQVPINQSHELHGKYKQHDLDVTFEVIHGGAHGGPQFFDAQRMQLVEAFLRKHLATQPKTGQKALQSN, encoded by the coding sequence ATGCGACCTTTCTACCGGGCCGGACTCATGCTGGCCCTGATGCTGTTTGTATCCCCCGACAGGAGTTTCGCCGTGGAATCGATTCAGCGGATCAACGACATCCAGTACGCAACCGCAGACGGCCACCGCCTGCTGCTCGACCTCTACCTCCCTGGGGGAGTCTCGCAACCGCCGCTGCTGGTCTGGATCCATGGCGGTGCCTGGCGAGCCGGCTCCAAAGACCACATGCCCCTCGCCGTACTGGTCCAGCAGGGCTTCGCCGTCGCCAGCGTCGATTACCGTCTCTCCCCGGTCGCGCGCTTCCCGGCCCAGATCCACGATATCAAAGCCGCCATCCGCTTCCTGCGCGGCTCTGCAGAGAAGTACGGCTACGACGCCACCAAAATCGGCATCCTCGGTTCCTCGGCTGGAGGACACCTGGTCGCCCTGATGGGTGTCACCAACGGACACCCTCAGCTGGAAGGGGACCTCGGCGACTTCGATCAGGAATCCTCCCGCGTCGATGCCATCGTCGACTACTATGGTCCGACCAACTTCATGACGATCCTCCCCCAGTCCACGCCGCACGGTTTGAGTGTCCGCGTCCCCGCGCTGCAGCTCCTGCTGGGTGACCGCCCGGAAAACATGCCCGAACTCGCCCGTCTCGCCAGCCCCGTTTTTCACGTAGACGAACAAGATCCGCCGCTGCTCATGATTCACGGAGATCAGGACCCCCAGGTCCCCATCAACCAGTCTCACGAACTGCACGGCAAGTACAAGCAGCACGATCTGGATGTCACTTTCGAAGTCATTCACGGTGGCGCTCATGGTGGTCCTCAGTTCTTTGACGCACAGCGGATGCAACTCGTCGAAGCCTTCCTGCGGAAACACCTGGCCACACAGCCCAAAACAGGGCAGAAAGCCCTGCAATCCAATTGA
- a CDS encoding sigma-54 interaction domain-containing protein: MEKPLLVCTLSKRQARTALESEGCDLLVVSSAEQILSTEFPRSPRLFVMTATAENLEEVLGVISVLRNQWPLTDILIWAPGIENEQVRILFQSGVRDVCLSQSEEPLQRLVKETLENQQFLPRMHDLSHQRKKGARFESMLSRSLAMWDLFELCTRVAPTDATVLIVGETGTGKELLARAVHRRSGRSGRFVAANCASIPAELINSELFGHEKGAFTGAERAKKGLVMHANGGTLFLDEIGDMPPEAQLCLLRMLQEKRIRPVGSQSEVEIDVRIVAATNVLLDEAVREGRFREDLFYRLDVIRVNVPPLRQRPEDIFLLFGHFTKRLARHYGLEPPVFTDSFLDALLDYEWPGNVRQLENFSERLVLARFPSALTARDFARLRSTNLAETGQTLEHKQQAVWRKSIDASRTLQENLEPVIEQLEREYLRAKLKQNSGRVAETADAAGISRRTLLRKMKQYGIEKQDFKD; this comes from the coding sequence ATGGAAAAACCTTTGCTTGTCTGTACGTTATCGAAACGTCAGGCCAGGACAGCCCTGGAGTCTGAAGGCTGCGATCTGCTGGTGGTCTCCTCTGCCGAGCAGATTCTCTCGACGGAATTCCCTCGTTCGCCCCGTCTGTTTGTAATGACGGCGACTGCAGAAAACCTGGAAGAAGTGTTGGGTGTCATCAGCGTTTTGCGCAATCAATGGCCACTGACGGACATTCTGATCTGGGCACCGGGCATCGAGAATGAACAGGTGCGGATTCTGTTTCAGTCAGGCGTGAGGGATGTATGTCTGTCTCAGTCCGAAGAACCACTACAGCGGCTGGTGAAAGAGACACTCGAGAATCAGCAGTTTCTGCCCCGCATGCACGATCTGAGTCATCAGCGGAAAAAAGGGGCGCGTTTTGAATCGATGCTCAGTCGCAGCCTGGCGATGTGGGATCTGTTCGAACTCTGCACGCGTGTGGCACCGACGGATGCGACCGTTTTGATCGTGGGAGAAACAGGGACCGGTAAGGAACTGCTGGCGCGAGCCGTGCATCGTCGCTCGGGAAGATCGGGGCGTTTTGTCGCTGCGAATTGTGCGAGTATTCCTGCAGAACTGATCAACTCCGAACTGTTCGGCCATGAGAAAGGAGCCTTCACCGGTGCAGAACGGGCTAAGAAAGGTCTGGTGATGCATGCGAATGGCGGGACACTGTTTCTGGACGAAATTGGCGATATGCCCCCGGAAGCACAGTTGTGTCTGCTACGGATGCTGCAGGAAAAACGGATCCGGCCCGTGGGCAGTCAGTCTGAAGTCGAGATCGATGTGCGGATCGTGGCGGCGACGAATGTGCTGCTGGATGAAGCGGTTCGCGAGGGACGATTTCGTGAAGATCTGTTTTACCGGCTCGATGTGATCCGCGTGAATGTGCCGCCGCTGCGTCAGCGTCCGGAAGATATCTTTCTACTGTTCGGCCATTTTACCAAACGACTGGCGCGGCATTATGGGTTGGAGCCGCCGGTCTTTACGGACAGCTTTCTGGATGCCCTGCTCGACTACGAATGGCCGGGTAATGTGCGTCAGCTGGAAAATTTCAGTGAGCGGCTGGTACTGGCCCGGTTTCCTTCGGCTCTGACAGCACGGGATTTTGCCCGGCTGCGAAGTACCAATCTGGCGGAGACCGGGCAGACGCTGGAGCATAAGCAGCAGGCGGTCTGGCGGAAGAGCATTGATGCGTCGCGGACGCTGCAGGAGAATCTGGAGCCCGTGATTGAGCAGTTGGAACGCGAGTACCTACGGGCAAAGCTTAAGCAGAATTCCGGTCGGGTGGCAGAAACCGCAGACGCTGCTGGGATCAGCAGGCGGACCCTCTTGCGCAAGATGAAACAGTATGGAATCGAGAAGCAGGATTTCAAAGACTGA
- a CDS encoding MFS transporter has product MWSLKTAQRALIAAGCMAMIYTQFTMSPATIEFARSLGATGLHIGILGALPTMMLFFQFLAAIVANHLEYRRWLWLPISILQRLILVPVALVPWLLPSLSDTAWLWWLIVLTAVNHALIHFTTPLWLSWLGDYLPHKGLNHYWGYRQVWMYWTGAISLLGGAIFLAESGLDIKYGFAWLVGVGSIFGVFDILFYTKIEEPPVAKVKEPKLKKVLMTPFLDPNFRSYISFTCFWHFAAMLGAPFISYYLLEYTGMDVFRLLLLWTCAWLGGAVFSKRLGSMADHYGNRPVLILCTAFKSTNMIGLLFLPKDPTLAFWIMVPVFIIDSLLNAGIAIANNGFMLKNSPSENRTMYIAAGTALAGLVGGITSILAGAFLVMSSGWSVTILGKEFNNFHLIFFISLLMRLVAAFYARSVREPDSHWTAQVIMKLVGVTPFRMMRFPVGLYRSFRTDELREMSPKERRKQSRLEKAKQTQNAGSGSVD; this is encoded by the coding sequence GTGTGGTCTCTAAAAACAGCACAGCGGGCGCTGATCGCCGCCGGTTGTATGGCGATGATTTACACCCAGTTTACGATGTCACCCGCGACGATTGAGTTCGCACGCTCGCTGGGAGCGACCGGGTTACACATCGGGATTCTGGGTGCCTTGCCAACGATGATGCTGTTTTTCCAGTTCCTGGCAGCAATTGTCGCTAATCACCTGGAATACCGCCGCTGGCTCTGGCTGCCGATTTCGATTCTGCAGCGATTGATACTGGTGCCTGTGGCGCTGGTTCCCTGGCTGCTGCCTTCCCTGTCTGATACAGCCTGGCTCTGGTGGCTGATCGTGCTGACTGCGGTCAACCACGCGCTGATTCACTTCACCACGCCGCTCTGGCTGTCGTGGTTGGGAGACTATCTGCCGCACAAGGGGCTCAATCATTACTGGGGCTACCGCCAGGTCTGGATGTACTGGACTGGAGCGATTTCGCTGCTGGGCGGTGCGATTTTCCTGGCGGAAAGTGGTCTGGATATCAAGTACGGGTTTGCCTGGCTGGTTGGCGTCGGATCGATTTTTGGTGTGTTCGATATTCTGTTCTACACGAAGATCGAAGAACCGCCTGTGGCGAAGGTCAAAGAGCCTAAGCTGAAAAAGGTGTTGATGACGCCTTTTCTGGATCCGAATTTTCGATCTTATATTTCGTTCACCTGTTTCTGGCATTTTGCCGCGATGCTGGGCGCTCCCTTCATCAGCTATTACCTGCTGGAATACACGGGCATGGACGTGTTCCGGCTGCTGCTGCTCTGGACGTGTGCCTGGCTCGGGGGGGCGGTCTTTTCCAAGCGACTGGGTTCGATGGCCGATCATTACGGAAACCGGCCGGTGCTGATTCTGTGTACGGCGTTTAAATCGACCAACATGATCGGGCTGCTGTTTCTTCCCAAAGATCCGACGCTGGCGTTCTGGATTATGGTGCCGGTGTTTATTATCGATTCACTGCTGAATGCGGGGATTGCGATCGCCAATAACGGCTTCATGCTCAAGAATTCTCCTTCCGAAAACCGGACGATGTATATCGCTGCGGGAACCGCGCTGGCGGGACTGGTGGGCGGCATTACTTCGATTCTGGCGGGGGCGTTTCTGGTGATGTCCTCAGGCTGGAGCGTGACGATTCTGGGGAAAGAGTTCAACAATTTTCACCTGATATTCTTTATCAGTCTGTTGATGCGACTGGTTGCCGCTTTCTACGCCCGCTCGGTTCGCGAACCGGATTCGCACTGGACGGCGCAGGTGATTATGAAGCTGGTAGGCGTCACGCCATTCCGGATGATGCGGTTTCCCGTGGGGCTGTATCGTTCCTTCCGTACGGACGAATTAAGGGAGATGTCGCCTAAAGAAAGACGGAAACAGAGCCGCCTGGAGAAAGCGAAGCAGACCCAGAACGCGGGCAGTGGTTCTGTGGATTAG
- the treZ gene encoding malto-oligosyltrehalose trehalohydrolase, with the protein MSRAGNPLTDPTAQILATDLDGTFIPLNQDPQNQTDLKTLTAEFQSRNVSVVFVTGRHFASVSQAIQEFKLPVPQWIICDVGTSIFKRQTSGKFEPVAAYQDYQDQIITSMPIEKLRELLQPISGLRLQEPEKQGRFKLSYYTDASLLEQEVDRIQQILDKTDAPYSIIHSVDPFNGDGLIDLLPATVSKALALEWWHKENQLDPTSTVFSGDSGNDLAALTAGYRTILVGNADRSLAQRVYNLHRQSGWDDRLYLASATATSAVLEGCRWFGLAAPEPTEITRPGATPVTSRDTHFRVWAPHCKQVHVEINTDSTSSSHELVRDHQGYHSATIPQASMNACYQYCLDGETTRPDPASRYQPQGVHSVSQIIDPRDFPWADDRWQGIEKQNLVIYELHVGTFTQAGTFRAAIERLPELIELGITAVEIMPVAQSPGRWNWGYDGVDLFAVRNTYGTPDDFRAFVDECHRSGLAVILDVVYNHLGPEGNYLSEFGPYFSDKHHTPWGDAFNYDGPESEHVRQFIVDNAVYWLEEFHLDGLRLDAVHCMYDDSRPDILDDIRQGVSRYAETVRWPIHLFAETNAYNHELLTPDQDRTPYDGIWCDCLMYSIYSHVLPDLSLTHRQYHGTADLVESLAHGYVFAGKDSQRVTDRERDSRHFESLVIALQTHDSVGNHPHGKRIHHLTSKPFQKAAAGLVLLYPGIPLIFMGEEFATSAPFPFFVDFEDRHLRDAVDIGRRGDYPPHIWQDALLPSQAEAFFKAKWNEAPHRDPDMFHWYQSLLNFRKQGIDSGWLTADHLQTSVDREHNIFTLQYLNPEQGSTITVHARLTPVADTDAEPVRIPLTGSLELSSISEPLIQDNEIQLAPDHLVIFQH; encoded by the coding sequence ATGTCTCGCGCAGGCAATCCGCTGACAGATCCCACAGCCCAAATCCTGGCCACCGATCTGGATGGCACTTTTATCCCCCTGAATCAGGATCCACAAAATCAGACCGACCTGAAGACTCTCACCGCAGAGTTCCAGAGCCGTAATGTTTCCGTCGTCTTTGTCACGGGCCGTCACTTCGCTTCGGTCTCCCAGGCGATTCAAGAGTTCAAACTGCCGGTCCCCCAGTGGATTATCTGCGACGTCGGCACTTCCATCTTTAAACGCCAGACTTCAGGCAAATTTGAACCGGTCGCCGCCTACCAGGATTACCAGGATCAAATCATTACCTCGATGCCCATCGAGAAGCTCCGCGAACTCCTGCAGCCGATTTCCGGCCTGCGTTTACAGGAACCGGAAAAGCAGGGGAGATTCAAACTCAGTTACTACACCGACGCGTCACTGCTGGAACAGGAAGTCGACCGCATCCAGCAGATTCTCGACAAGACCGACGCCCCATACTCGATCATTCACAGCGTCGATCCCTTTAACGGAGATGGCCTGATCGATCTGCTCCCCGCCACCGTCTCCAAGGCCCTGGCCCTCGAGTGGTGGCACAAGGAGAATCAGCTCGATCCCACCAGCACCGTCTTTTCAGGAGACTCCGGAAACGACCTGGCCGCGCTCACTGCAGGCTACCGCACAATTCTGGTCGGAAATGCTGACCGTAGCCTGGCCCAGCGGGTCTATAACCTGCACCGCCAATCCGGTTGGGATGACCGCCTCTATCTCGCTTCAGCCACCGCTACCTCCGCGGTGCTGGAAGGCTGTCGCTGGTTTGGACTCGCGGCCCCCGAACCAACGGAAATCACGCGTCCCGGCGCCACCCCTGTGACCTCCCGGGATACGCACTTCCGCGTCTGGGCGCCTCATTGTAAGCAGGTGCACGTCGAGATCAATACCGACAGCACAAGCAGCAGCCACGAACTGGTGCGCGATCATCAGGGATATCATTCCGCCACCATCCCCCAGGCCTCCATGAATGCCTGCTATCAGTACTGCCTTGACGGAGAAACCACGCGCCCCGATCCCGCCTCGCGTTACCAGCCGCAGGGAGTGCATAGTGTCTCGCAGATCATCGATCCCCGCGACTTCCCCTGGGCCGATGATCGCTGGCAGGGCATTGAAAAACAAAACCTCGTGATCTACGAACTGCACGTCGGCACCTTCACCCAGGCGGGCACGTTCCGCGCGGCCATCGAACGCCTGCCGGAATTAATCGAGCTCGGCATCACCGCAGTCGAGATCATGCCGGTCGCCCAGTCACCCGGTCGCTGGAACTGGGGCTACGATGGGGTCGACCTCTTCGCTGTCCGCAACACCTATGGCACGCCTGACGACTTCCGCGCCTTCGTTGACGAATGCCACCGCTCCGGCCTCGCCGTCATTCTGGACGTGGTCTACAACCATCTGGGACCGGAGGGGAACTACCTCTCTGAATTCGGTCCCTATTTTTCCGACAAACATCACACCCCCTGGGGAGACGCCTTCAACTACGATGGTCCGGAATCAGAACACGTTCGGCAGTTCATTGTCGACAACGCTGTTTACTGGCTCGAAGAGTTTCACCTCGATGGACTCCGCCTCGACGCCGTGCACTGTATGTACGATGACAGCCGCCCCGACATCCTGGATGACATCCGCCAGGGCGTCTCGCGATACGCGGAGACCGTACGCTGGCCCATTCACCTCTTCGCTGAAACCAATGCCTACAACCACGAACTCCTCACTCCCGATCAGGACCGCACTCCTTATGACGGCATCTGGTGTGACTGCCTGATGTACTCGATCTACTCCCACGTCCTGCCGGACCTCTCGCTGACGCACCGTCAGTACCACGGAACCGCGGACCTCGTGGAGTCGCTGGCTCACGGATACGTCTTCGCCGGCAAAGACTCACAACGCGTCACCGACAGGGAACGGGACAGCCGGCATTTCGAATCGCTGGTCATCGCTTTGCAAACCCATGACAGCGTCGGCAATCATCCGCACGGCAAACGGATTCACCATCTGACGTCCAAACCGTTCCAGAAAGCGGCCGCCGGCCTGGTACTCCTGTATCCCGGGATCCCGCTGATCTTCATGGGGGAAGAATTCGCGACTTCCGCGCCGTTTCCTTTCTTCGTCGACTTTGAAGATCGACATCTCCGCGACGCCGTCGACATCGGTCGTCGAGGCGATTATCCACCTCATATCTGGCAGGATGCGTTGCTCCCCTCGCAGGCCGAGGCTTTCTTTAAAGCGAAATGGAACGAAGCCCCACACCGCGATCCGGACATGTTCCACTGGTATCAAAGCCTGCTCAACTTCCGCAAACAGGGGATCGACTCAGGTTGGCTGACTGCTGACCACCTGCAGACCAGCGTTGACCGGGAGCACAATATTTTCACGCTCCAATACCTGAATCCAGAGCAGGGGAGCACGATCACCGTCCACGCCCGTCTCACCCCGGTCGCAGACACGGACGCTGAGCCCGTTCGCATCCCCCTTACAGGTTCGCTTGAGCTCTCCTCGATATCAGAGCCCCTGATCCAGGACAACGAAATCCAGCTCGCCCCCGATCACCTGGTGATATTTCAACACTAA
- a CDS encoding alpha-amylase family glycosyl hydrolase, producing MSKTQDEIDFKADLTLQRLQPRLAQVWQESQISDARQHEFELRLDEHWRPLFRLLFELYHNRYDFFFHIEHVLLTAARAWAERREELCELDRHRINEPNWFQSERINGGALYVDLFGENLSKLREHVGYFKDLGLTYLHLMPLFAVRPGNNDGGYAISTYRSVDPRLGTIDDLRLFAADLRKAGISLVLDFVFNHTADDHEWARLAQAGNREFQEYYYIFPDRTEPEKYERTLREIFPTVRRGNFTWHDGMQQWVWTTFNSFQWDLNYTNPAVFRAMLEEMFFIANTGIDILRLDAVAFIWKQMGTSCENLPQAHTLIQAFNRLARIATPGLLFKSEAIVHPDDVVKYISEHECQISYNPTLMALLWESLATRKVNLLVQTLSHRYRLPRNTAWVNYLRCHDDIGWTFDDADAQAIGINAYDHRKFLNDFYTGQFPGSFARGVPFQENFETGDMRISGTMASLAGLEQAIEEDDEEKKELALRRMLLLHGVSLSIGGIPLLYLGEEWGMLNDYDFVKDPAKAGDSRWIHRPKMQWEFLEELDDHRNAGNGSIRTHIYCTTQKLIALRKSLPALAGQEMDLIALANEHVLGYIRINEGNRLIVLANFSEEPQQIDGNKIRTAGLGRFFQNMIDDKTYATSENIVLAPYQILWLNRV from the coding sequence ATGAGCAAGACACAGGATGAGATTGACTTCAAGGCAGATCTGACCCTGCAACGTTTGCAGCCCCGGTTAGCTCAGGTCTGGCAGGAGAGTCAGATCAGTGATGCCAGGCAGCATGAATTTGAATTGCGACTCGACGAGCACTGGCGCCCGTTGTTCCGTCTGCTGTTCGAACTCTACCACAACCGTTACGACTTCTTCTTCCATATCGAACACGTGCTACTCACCGCGGCCCGGGCGTGGGCGGAACGGAGGGAAGAACTCTGTGAGTTGGACCGACATCGGATCAACGAACCCAACTGGTTTCAGTCCGAACGCATCAACGGCGGCGCACTCTACGTCGATCTGTTCGGGGAGAACCTCAGCAAACTCCGCGAGCATGTGGGCTACTTCAAAGATCTCGGTCTGACTTATCTGCACCTGATGCCTTTATTCGCAGTCCGCCCCGGCAATAACGACGGCGGTTACGCGATCAGTACGTATCGCTCTGTCGATCCACGTCTCGGGACGATTGACGATCTGCGTCTGTTCGCCGCTGACCTGCGGAAAGCGGGTATCTCGCTTGTCCTCGACTTCGTCTTCAACCACACCGCGGATGACCACGAATGGGCGCGCCTCGCGCAAGCTGGGAACCGTGAGTTCCAGGAGTACTACTACATCTTCCCGGACCGCACCGAACCGGAGAAATACGAACGGACCCTCCGCGAAATCTTTCCCACAGTGCGTCGCGGCAACTTCACCTGGCACGATGGAATGCAGCAGTGGGTCTGGACTACGTTTAACAGCTTCCAGTGGGATCTGAACTACACCAACCCCGCGGTCTTCCGTGCCATGCTCGAAGAGATGTTCTTCATCGCCAACACAGGGATCGACATCCTCCGTCTGGACGCGGTCGCCTTCATCTGGAAACAGATGGGGACCAGCTGTGAGAATCTCCCCCAGGCACACACGCTGATCCAGGCCTTCAACCGCCTGGCCCGCATCGCCACCCCCGGTCTGCTGTTCAAGTCCGAAGCTATCGTACATCCCGACGATGTCGTCAAGTACATCAGCGAGCACGAGTGTCAGATCTCTTACAACCCCACACTGATGGCGCTCCTCTGGGAATCGCTGGCCACTCGCAAAGTCAATCTCCTGGTACAGACCCTCAGCCACCGTTATCGACTGCCCCGCAACACCGCCTGGGTCAACTACCTTCGCTGCCACGATGACATCGGCTGGACCTTCGACGACGCCGACGCCCAGGCCATCGGCATCAACGCTTACGATCATCGTAAATTTCTCAACGACTTCTACACCGGTCAGTTCCCGGGCTCCTTCGCCCGAGGCGTTCCCTTCCAGGAAAACTTCGAGACCGGCGACATGCGCATCTCGGGCACGATGGCGTCGCTCGCCGGACTGGAGCAGGCCATCGAGGAAGACGACGAGGAAAAGAAGGAACTCGCCCTGCGACGTATGCTGCTTCTACACGGCGTCTCACTGAGCATCGGCGGCATTCCGCTACTGTACCTCGGTGAAGAGTGGGGCATGCTCAATGATTATGATTTCGTGAAAGACCCTGCCAAAGCCGGCGACTCCCGCTGGATCCATCGTCCCAAAATGCAGTGGGAGTTCCTTGAAGAACTCGACGACCACCGCAACGCGGGCAACGGTTCTATCCGCACCCACATTTACTGCACGACCCAGAAGCTGATCGCTCTCCGCAAATCACTGCCGGCTCTCGCGGGTCAGGAGATGGACCTCATCGCGCTTGCCAACGAACACGTGTTGGGCTACATCCGCATCAATGAAGGCAACCGCCTGATCGTGCTCGCCAACTTCTCCGAGGAACCTCAGCAAATCGACGGAAATAAGATCCGCACCGCTGGCCTCGGACGATTCTTCCAGAATATGATCGACGACAAAACCTACGCGACCTCAGAGAACATCGTGCTCGCCCCTTACCAGATTCTCTGGCTCAATCGCGTCTAA
- a CDS encoding HAD-IIB family hydrolase, which translates to MSHNVLNEPFSDAVVDPRGAGIASARRGDLKITLISLHGLIRAHDPELGRDADTGGQVKYVLELAKELAAHSRVKEVEVLTRQIIDPKVDDAYAQVEEPISENAKIVRIPFGPKRYLRKESLWPYLELFIDQTLQHFRRTGLPDIIHGHYADAGVAGAQLARLLHIPYVFTGHSLGRVKRQRLSLGKTDPESLDKLENRYKFTARIEAEELALETASMVVTSTNQEVQQQYELYDHYEPARMEVIPPGVDLSSFSPAKPDWKTPAFAEELKPFLREPDKPMILTMARPDERKNLEMLVKVYGESEQLQEKANLVMVMGTRDDLRDLPKSQRTIINRVLYLIDRYNLYGKVAYPKTHTPSDVPELYRLATSLKGVFINPALTEPFGLTLLEAGATGLPVVATNDGGPRDIIANCQNGLLVDPLDKEAIEHALLRVLTEPEQWSDWSTNGIAGTREHYSWNNHAQRYLRDLQDILEHSPAPVLADKSTSRRLPEFDRLIITDLDNTLTGDDEALQEFIELIRENDHIGFGIATGRRLDSAMELIQELGLPQPDLIDTDAGTQLHYGENLTPDLSWRKSIDYAWQPEKIREVLDSLPGFFPQIEEHQSEFKISYEIDTSLSPSLSEIKKILREAGLRAKVVMSLGMYLDVIPVRGGSDLSMRHVLWKWGFAPEHVLVSGDSGNDAGMLLGRTLGVVVGNHSEELERLRNRPRVYFAQATHAAGILEGIKYYNFLDKITIPNDRIE; encoded by the coding sequence ATGAGCCATAACGTATTAAATGAACCCTTTTCAGACGCAGTCGTTGATCCCCGTGGGGCAGGCATTGCCTCTGCGAGGCGCGGTGATCTGAAAATCACGCTCATCAGTCTGCACGGTTTGATTCGGGCACACGATCCCGAACTGGGCCGCGATGCGGATACCGGCGGTCAGGTCAAATACGTGCTGGAACTGGCCAAAGAACTCGCCGCTCACTCACGCGTCAAAGAAGTTGAGGTACTCACCCGCCAGATCATCGACCCCAAAGTCGATGATGCTTATGCTCAGGTTGAAGAACCAATTTCTGAGAACGCAAAGATCGTCCGCATCCCATTCGGCCCCAAACGTTACCTGCGTAAAGAATCGCTCTGGCCGTATCTGGAGCTGTTTATCGATCAGACACTGCAACACTTCCGTCGCACGGGACTGCCTGACATCATTCATGGCCATTACGCGGACGCCGGCGTTGCGGGAGCCCAGTTGGCCCGGCTGCTCCACATTCCTTACGTCTTTACCGGACACTCACTGGGACGGGTCAAACGCCAGCGGCTCTCACTGGGGAAAACTGATCCGGAATCATTGGATAAACTGGAAAACCGCTACAAGTTCACCGCACGCATCGAAGCGGAAGAACTCGCATTGGAAACCGCTTCCATGGTGGTCACCAGTACGAACCAGGAAGTCCAGCAGCAATACGAACTCTACGACCACTATGAACCCGCCCGGATGGAAGTTATCCCTCCCGGCGTGGATCTCTCGTCATTTTCTCCTGCGAAACCCGACTGGAAAACACCTGCGTTCGCAGAAGAACTGAAACCCTTCCTGCGCGAACCGGATAAGCCCATGATCCTCACCATGGCGCGACCGGATGAACGCAAAAACCTGGAAATGCTGGTCAAGGTTTATGGCGAAAGCGAACAGTTGCAGGAGAAAGCCAACCTCGTCATGGTCATGGGAACTCGCGATGACCTCCGCGATCTGCCCAAATCACAGCGGACCATCATCAACCGTGTGCTCTACCTGATTGACCGCTACAACCTGTATGGGAAGGTCGCGTATCCCAAAACCCATACGCCGAGTGATGTCCCCGAGCTCTACCGACTCGCTACGTCTCTGAAAGGGGTCTTCATCAACCCGGCGCTGACGGAGCCCTTTGGGCTGACTCTCCTTGAAGCCGGTGCCACAGGGTTGCCCGTCGTCGCCACCAACGATGGAGGACCGCGGGACATTATCGCCAACTGTCAGAACGGTCTGCTCGTCGATCCTCTCGATAAAGAAGCCATCGAACACGCACTGCTCCGTGTCCTCACCGAGCCAGAGCAGTGGTCTGACTGGTCCACAAACGGGATCGCAGGCACCCGTGAACATTACTCCTGGAATAACCACGCGCAGCGCTACCTGCGGGATCTGCAGGATATCCTTGAGCACTCTCCCGCACCCGTGCTGGCCGACAAATCGACCTCGCGTCGACTTCCCGAATTTGACCGGTTGATTATCACCGATCTGGACAATACACTGACGGGAGATGACGAGGCATTGCAGGAGTTCATCGAACTCATTCGTGAGAATGATCATATTGGTTTTGGAATTGCGACGGGCCGACGTCTGGACAGTGCCATGGAACTGATCCAGGAGTTGGGGCTCCCTCAGCCGGACCTGATCGATACGGACGCGGGAACACAGTTACACTACGGCGAGAATCTCACTCCCGACCTCAGCTGGCGCAAATCAATCGATTACGCCTGGCAGCCCGAGAAAATTCGCGAAGTGCTGGATTCACTCCCCGGATTTTTCCCGCAAATCGAAGAACATCAGTCAGAATTCAAAATCAGTTATGAAATCGATACCAGTCTCAGCCCCAGCCTCTCGGAAATCAAAAAAATTCTCCGGGAAGCAGGATTACGTGCTAAGGTTGTGATGTCGCTCGGCATGTACCTGGATGTCATCCCCGTGCGGGGGGGCAGCGACCTGTCAATGAGACACGTGCTCTGGAAATGGGGCTTCGCTCCCGAACATGTCCTTGTCTCTGGCGATTCCGGTAACGACGCGGGAATGCTGCTGGGACGCACCCTGGGAGTCGTCGTCGGCAACCACAGCGAAGAGCTGGAACGTCTGCGTAATCGACCCCGCGTCTACTTCGCGCAGGCAACCCACGCTGCAGGCATCCTCGAAGGAATCAAGTACTACAACTTTTTGGATAAGATTACCATTCCCAACGATCGGATCGAATGA